A genomic region of Candidatus Paceibacterota bacterium contains the following coding sequences:
- a CDS encoding prepilin-type N-terminal cleavage/methylation domain-containing protein — protein MSVYLLQLERERAKIRSHVARFDAHVHEKQGGGFTFIELLISITIIGIFSTIVLGTINSARLKGRDSAIKEQFHSVRTQVSLYQIDNGNYGTANNTGGGASCSASGSVFVSTKIAELLASVQNASGGSAICASDRSKWVASVPLATDATKSWCTDSAGFAGQGYADTTSTAIKCVATDPGGGGDTTDSDGDGLTNTAETTIHNTNPNLSDTDGDNLSDGAEVNTYHTDPTLMDTDGDGFYDGVEVLTFGTDPLDPNSYPQGDPPFGSDNYSSNN, from the coding sequence ATGTCGGTGTATTTACTCCAATTGGAAAGAGAGCGAGCGAAGATCAGAAGCCATGTCGCCCGCTTTGATGCCCATGTTCACGAAAAACAGGGTGGAGGTTTTACTTTTATTGAACTTTTGATTTCGATTACCATCATTGGAATTTTTTCGACTATCGTTCTGGGTACTATCAATTCAGCGCGTCTGAAGGGGCGCGACTCGGCCATTAAGGAACAATTTCACAGTGTTCGAACCCAGGTCTCTCTTTATCAAATTGATAATGGCAATTATGGCACGGCCAATAACACCGGAGGTGGCGCCAGTTGTTCCGCTTCCGGGTCGGTATTTGTGAGCACGAAGATCGCGGAGCTCTTGGCCTCAGTCCAAAACGCTTCTGGCGGGTCAGCAATTTGTGCTTCTGACCGCAGTAAGTGGGTCGCGTCTGTGCCACTTGCGACCGATGCTACCAAGTCCTGGTGTACCGATTCCGCGGGTTTTGCCGGTCAGGGTTATGCTGACACAACCTCAACGGCAATCAAATGTGTGGCGACCGATCCGGGCGGTGGAGGTGATACCACTGATTCTGATGGCGACGGTCTCACCAATACCGCCGAAACCACTATCCATAACACTAACCCAAATTTGAGCGATACCGACGGCGACAATCTGTCCGATGGCGCCGAGGTGAATACTTATCACACCGACCCTACTCTCATGGATACCGACGGCGACGGTTTTTATGACGGGGTCGAGGTCTTAACTTTCGGCACCGATCCGCTTGATCCGAACAGTTACCCTCAAGGCGATCCGCCTTTCGGCAGTGATAATTACAGTAGTAATAATTAA
- a CDS encoding prepilin peptidase, with protein sequence MNYLVGTAFFLLGLIIGSFLNVLILRYRTGRTVLGRSACFSCGTTLIWQDLVPVFSFLAIGGKCRSCGSKISIQYPLVEFLTGLIFLAVFWQVGLRFGLESLFYLIYYLIIWSLLIVILVYDLRHKIIPDGFVYTFAILALVNFLAITPFEQLSQSSGLWELLAGPILFLPFFLVWSLSRGRLMGLGDGKLALGIGWMLGLAKGGTAIILGFWVGAVVSIILLILSKLGLSLGGKPLTIKSEVPFAPFLILGILIVFLTGFNLFAIGL encoded by the coding sequence ATGAATTATCTAGTTGGCACAGCTTTTTTCCTGCTTGGTCTAATCATTGGCAGTTTTCTCAATGTCCTGATTTTGCGATATCGCACCGGCCGGACCGTGCTTGGTCGGTCCGCCTGTTTCTCCTGTGGGACGACTCTCATTTGGCAAGATCTGGTTCCGGTTTTCAGTTTTTTAGCAATTGGGGGTAAGTGTCGAAGTTGCGGTAGCAAAATTTCAATCCAGTATCCACTAGTCGAGTTCCTGACCGGCTTAATTTTTTTGGCAGTGTTTTGGCAGGTTGGTCTTAGGTTTGGTTTGGAGTCGCTGTTCTATCTGATTTATTACCTAATCATTTGGAGCCTGTTGATTGTAATTTTGGTCTACGATCTAAGGCATAAAATTATTCCCGACGGTTTCGTTTACACTTTTGCGATTTTGGCGTTGGTTAATTTTCTGGCCATTACACCATTTGAACAGCTATCACAGTCTTCCGGACTTTGGGAGCTTTTGGCCGGTCCGATTTTGTTCCTGCCTTTCTTTTTGGTTTGGTCGCTGTCGCGTGGCCGACTGATGGGTTTGGGAGATGGTAAATTGGCCTTGGGTATCGGCTGGATGCTGGGACTTGCCAAGGGTGGCACAGCAATTATTTTGGGTTTTTGGGTTGGAGCAGTAGTAAGCATCATTTTGCTCATTCTCTCCAAACTCGGTTTGTCTTTGGGTGGTAAACCGCTTACAATTAAAAGTGAAGTCCCGTTTGCGCCCTTTCTAATTCTTGGAATTTTGATTGTCTTTCTAACCGGATTTAACCTATTTGCAATCGGACTTTGA
- a CDS encoding prepilin-type N-terminal cleavage/methylation domain-containing protein codes for MRKTTHYSLPTNHSSGFSLIELLVVLAIFSVITAVVLVQGNRFDSSILLTNLAYETALTVREAQVYGISVKGETSASALAFQHAYGVYLNTLDDKSITSFADRNDNQVYDSGDNACGGGSSECLDILKMSRGNHLGKICAISTGVSATEFCSDTNGSFNDLSITFKRPNPDAVIKNGLGTYQNASIYLTSADGLGTRVLKIESTGQISIE; via the coding sequence ATGCGAAAAACTACTCACTACTCACTACCCACTAATCACTCTTCCGGGTTCAGTCTCATCGAGCTTTTAGTGGTCTTGGCCATTTTTTCTGTCATTACTGCCGTGGTGTTGGTACAAGGCAACCGTTTTGATAGCTCGATTTTGTTAACTAATTTGGCTTACGAGACGGCGCTTACTGTCCGTGAGGCCCAAGTGTACGGTATCAGTGTTAAGGGTGAAACCAGCGCTTCAGCACTGGCGTTCCAGCATGCCTACGGAGTGTATCTCAACACTCTTGATGATAAGTCGATTACCTCGTTTGCGGACCGGAATGATAATCAAGTCTACGATTCTGGCGACAATGCCTGTGGCGGAGGAAGTAGTGAATGCTTGGATATTCTTAAAATGAGTCGCGGTAATCATCTCGGCAAGATTTGTGCCATTTCAACCGGCGTTTCGGCCACCGAATTTTGTAGCGACACTAACGGCTCATTCAATGATTTGAGCATTACTTTCAAAAGACCCAATCCGGATGCGGTTATTAAAAATGGTCTAGGTACTTATCAAAACGCCTCGATTTATCTAACCTCGGCTGATGGCTTGGGAACCAGAGTTTTAAAAATTGAATCAACCGGCCAAATATCCATTGAATAG
- a CDS encoding type II secretion system protein, which yields MKLPKSKTTHYSLPTNHSSGFTLVETIVAVFIFTIVMTVAAGAILNIISVSRKAQSLSSVINNLNLAIDTMSRDIRFGTEYVGNRCVDSICQEIRFVNKDGAETSYYSDNKQLFKKTTVSGAVNTSVVTAKEVLLERMDFYLTDATGLIPRVLFVGKGEVVSKGVVLSSFDIQTTVTHRTI from the coding sequence ATGAAACTTCCAAAATCAAAAACTACTCACTACTCACTACCCACTAATCACTCTTCCGGGTTTACCCTCGTCGAAACTATCGTGGCAGTTTTCATTTTTACAATTGTGATGACTGTGGCGGCCGGCGCGATCCTGAATATCATCAGTGTCAGTCGGAAAGCCCAGTCGCTAAGCTCGGTAATCAATAATCTGAATTTGGCGATTGATACGATGTCTCGCGATATCAGATTCGGTACCGAATATGTCGGCAACCGCTGTGTCGATTCGATTTGTCAGGAGATTCGATTCGTCAACAAAGACGGTGCGGAGACTTCTTATTATTCGGATAATAAGCAACTTTTTAAAAAAACCACAGTCTCCGGTGCGGTCAATACTTCTGTGGTGACGGCCAAGGAGGTTCTTCTGGAGAGGATGGATTTCTATCTGACCGATGCGACCGGCTTGATCCCCAGAGTTCTATTTGTCGGCAAAGGGGAAGTGGTAAGTAAAGGGGTGGTCCTGTCATCTTTTGATATTCAAACGACGGTCACTCACCGCACTATTTAA
- a CDS encoding prepilin-type N-terminal cleavage/methylation domain-containing protein encodes MLKTTHYSLLTTHSTGFTLIETLAAVSILMIAVAGPLTLANRSLSSSIFAKQQLTASLLAQDLAEYVVAGRGANAGKSDTAWLGNLSQCTEADPCGLDTLKGFDVSGNSQGMVQCSAPDFESCRLTFSSTSGTYGHDLSMPGNGINKSSFVRTFALSSINDREAQILVKVLWDQGITRRSIILRTSLFNLFKEI; translated from the coding sequence ATGCTAAAAACTACTCACTACTCACTACTCACTACGCACTCTACAGGCTTCACTCTGATTGAGACCTTGGCGGCCGTGTCGATTTTGATGATTGCGGTCGCCGGTCCGCTAACTCTGGCCAATCGCTCCCTTAGCTCATCAATCTTTGCTAAGCAACAATTGACAGCTTCGCTTCTGGCCCAAGACTTGGCCGAGTATGTGGTGGCTGGGCGGGGTGCTAATGCCGGAAAATCCGACACGGCCTGGTTGGGCAATTTGAGTCAGTGTACCGAAGCTGACCCCTGTGGTCTCGACACTCTTAAAGGTTTTGATGTCAGTGGCAATTCTCAAGGTATGGTCCAGTGCTCAGCGCCGGATTTTGAAAGTTGCCGTCTGACTTTCAGCTCGACGAGTGGCACTTATGGTCACGACTTGTCGATGCCGGGTAACGGCATTAACAAGTCGTCTTTCGTCCGAACTTTTGCCTTATCTTCGATTAACGATCGGGAAGCCCAAATACTTGTGAAGGTCTTGTGGGATCAGGGTATTACCAGAAGGAGTATCATTTTACGCACCAGCCTTTTCAACCTGTTCAAGGAAATTTAA
- the ligA gene encoding NAD-dependent DNA ligase LigA has protein sequence MADKIPKEIKDRLNKLKEAIERHRYNYHVLDKEEISEAALDSLKRELVELEAKYPELLTPDSPSQRVAGKPLPEFKKFTHIVPQWSLGDAFTIEDIKDFDARVKRFLKAEYGKEIIPGYTCELKIDGLKVVFHYENGSLVRGVTRGDGVVGEDVTQNVRTIESLPLKLHRPIDLIVEGEVWMSKTNFKKLNEARKKAGEELFANPRNVTAGSIRQLDPKIAASRRLDTFVYDIDRISVDLPKTQIEELKLLQDLGFKVNKNFRKCATIEEVVAYWQEWQKKAPKENHLVDGIVVKVSEREYQEKLGYTGKSPRFAIAFKFPAEQVTTIVEDIVFQVGRTGVVTPVAHLKPVLVAGSTVSRATLHNEDEIKRLDIRIGDTVILQKAGDVIPDIVKVLTELRTGKEKPFKWPTQISACGGDGKIERIPGQAAWRCVNKNSFAQEKRRFYHFVSKKAFDVADLGPKIIDLLLENNLISTFDDIFTVTRGDLLALPRFAEKSADNLISAIEKARSPELARFLVSLSIPQVGEETAYDVAEHFKTIEKIRNAKFEDFDNLDGVGPVVAKALFDWFQDKDNLKLLDRLLKQVKIKKVETVSATARPLAGKTFVLTGTMPNLSRDEASSRIRRAGGDVSSSVSKATDYVVAGENAGSKLDKANELGIKILSESEFLTLLK, from the coding sequence ATGGCAGACAAAATTCCTAAGGAGATAAAAGACCGCTTAAATAAGCTTAAAGAGGCGATTGAGAGACATCGCTACAATTATCATGTCCTGGACAAGGAAGAGATTTCCGAGGCCGCTTTGGATTCTTTAAAGCGTGAATTGGTTGAGCTTGAGGCCAAATATCCGGAACTTTTGACTCCCGATTCACCTTCGCAAAGAGTGGCCGGCAAGCCCTTGCCAGAATTTAAAAAGTTTACTCATATCGTACCGCAGTGGTCTTTGGGCGATGCTTTTACGATTGAGGATATTAAAGATTTTGACGCGCGAGTCAAAAGATTTTTGAAGGCCGAATATGGCAAAGAGATAATTCCTGGCTATACCTGTGAACTGAAGATCGATGGACTGAAAGTGGTTTTCCATTACGAAAATGGCAGTTTGGTCCGCGGTGTGACTCGGGGCGACGGGGTAGTGGGCGAAGATGTGACGCAGAATGTGAGGACGATTGAGTCATTGCCTCTGAAACTTCACCGACCGATTGATTTGATAGTCGAAGGTGAGGTCTGGATGAGTAAAACTAATTTTAAGAAGCTAAACGAAGCCCGCAAGAAGGCCGGCGAAGAACTTTTCGCCAACCCACGCAATGTCACTGCCGGTTCAATCCGTCAGCTTGATCCCAAGATTGCCGCTTCTCGCAGACTTGATACTTTTGTTTACGATATTGACCGAATCAGCGTAGATTTACCCAAAACTCAGATTGAAGAATTAAAATTGCTTCAAGACCTAGGATTCAAAGTTAATAAGAATTTTCGAAAGTGCGCGACCATCGAAGAAGTTGTGGCCTATTGGCAGGAATGGCAAAAGAAAGCGCCAAAAGAGAATCACTTGGTTGACGGCATCGTGGTCAAAGTCAGTGAAAGAGAATATCAAGAAAAGCTCGGTTATACCGGCAAGTCGCCCCGTTTCGCCATCGCCTTCAAATTTCCGGCTGAGCAGGTGACCACAATCGTCGAGGATATTGTCTTCCAAGTTGGCAGGACCGGTGTGGTGACTCCGGTCGCTCATTTGAAGCCGGTACTGGTCGCAGGCTCAACGGTCTCCCGGGCCACACTTCACAACGAAGATGAAATCAAACGCTTGGATATCAGGATTGGGGATACCGTTATTTTGCAAAAGGCTGGTGATGTAATTCCCGATATTGTGAAAGTTCTGACTGAATTGAGGACAGGTAAAGAAAAACCTTTCAAATGGCCGACTCAAATTTCGGCCTGTGGAGGAGATGGTAAGATTGAGCGAATCCCGGGGCAGGCCGCTTGGCGTTGTGTTAATAAAAATTCTTTTGCTCAAGAGAAGCGCAGGTTTTATCATTTTGTTTCTAAAAAAGCTTTTGATGTGGCAGATTTGGGTCCGAAGATTATCGACTTGCTTCTGGAGAATAATTTGATTTCAACTTTTGATGACATTTTTACTGTGACGAGAGGCGATTTGTTGGCTTTGCCTCGTTTTGCTGAAAAGTCGGCTGATAATCTTATTTCTGCCATTGAAAAAGCGCGCTCGCCGGAGCTCGCGCGTTTCCTCGTCTCACTCTCAATCCCTCAGGTCGGTGAAGAAACAGCTTATGACGTGGCTGAGCATTTTAAAACGATTGAAAAAATTCGTAATGCCAAGTTTGAAGATTTTGATAATCTCGACGGAGTTGGCCCGGTTGTCGCCAAGGCGCTTTTTGATTGGTTTCAGGATAAAGACAATTTGAAACTGCTTGACCGTCTGCTCAAACAAGTGAAAATTAAAAAAGTCGAGACCGTTTCTGCCACCGCCCGCCCTCTCGCCGGCAAAACTTTCGTGCTCACCGGTACCATGCCAAACCTTTCCCGTGATGAAGCTTCCTCACGAATCCGCCGGGCAGGTGGCGATGTCTCAAGCTCCGTCTCCAAAGCGACTGATTATGTCGTCGCGGGGGAGAATGCCGGTTCGAAACTCGATAAGGCCAACGAATTGGGTATAAAAATACTCTCTGAGTCGGAATTTTTGACTCTTTTAAAATAA
- the gatC gene encoding Asp-tRNA(Asn)/Glu-tRNA(Gln) amidotransferase subunit GatC, which translates to MDEAGIEKLAKLARLKLSTEEKKKFAKEIGAILEYVGQIKEAGAETAERKIPDLRNVMRADDASHESGIHTEDLLNSAPEREGQYIKVKKIL; encoded by the coding sequence ATGGATGAAGCGGGAATAGAGAAATTGGCCAAATTGGCCCGGTTGAAGCTTTCGACCGAAGAGAAGAAGAAATTCGCCAAGGAAATTGGCGCGATTTTGGAATATGTCGGCCAGATCAAGGAGGCTGGGGCAGAAACGGCCGAAAGGAAAATTCCTGATTTGAGAAATGTCATGAGGGCCGATGATGCATCTCACGAAAGCGGAATTCATACCGAAGACCTGCTTAATTCAGCGCCGGAGAGAGAAGGGCAGTACATTAAAGTGAAAAAAATTCTCTAA
- the gatA gene encoding Asp-tRNA(Asn)/Glu-tRNA(Gln) amidotransferase subunit GatA: MINLKELTIKKARKHLDDGDFTAVDLAKAYLKEIEAKNKELNVYLEVFSDVLEQATEADRQLQNFKTSKLETPALLGIPLAIKDNILIKGRKAGSASKILEGYVATYDATAIKKLKEAGAIFLGRVNMDEFAMGGSTENSAYGPTRNPHDSGRVAGGSSGGSAAAVAANLALGALGSDTGGSVRQPASFCGVVGLKPTYGSVSRSGLMAMASSLDVIGPVAKTAEDAEIIFNVIKGKDPLDSTSSNFSTSQLPNFSTSKLTIGIPEEILKIEGLSQSVREVLDSAKAKFESLGFKIKPVSLPKIKYSLSAYYIIVPAEVSSNMARFDGVKYGAKVPGADLLEDYLKTRGELLGPEVRRRIIIGTYVLSSGYYDAYYHKANVVRGFIADDFANAFKDVDLILMPTAPSPAFKIGEKAANPLELYLEDVFTVPANLVGLPAISIPAGFAEADGKKLPVGIQLIAPKGGEGVIFKASREFLSEK; encoded by the coding sequence ATGATTAACCTAAAAGAACTAACAATCAAGAAGGCTAGAAAGCATTTAGACGATGGTGATTTCACTGCGGTTGATTTGGCCAAAGCTTATTTGAAAGAAATTGAAGCTAAAAACAAAGAGCTCAATGTTTACTTGGAAGTGTTTTCTGATGTTTTGGAGCAAGCCACAGAAGCTGACCGACAACTTCAAAACTTCAAAACTTCAAAACTTGAAACTCCGGCTCTGCTCGGTATTCCTCTTGCGATTAAGGATAATATTTTAATCAAAGGCAGAAAGGCCGGTTCAGCTTCAAAGATTCTTGAAGGTTATGTCGCAACCTATGACGCGACTGCAATTAAAAAATTGAAAGAGGCGGGAGCGATTTTCTTAGGCCGAGTAAACATGGACGAGTTTGCCATGGGTGGTTCGACTGAAAATTCAGCTTACGGTCCGACCAGAAATCCTCACGATTCGGGAAGGGTGGCCGGTGGCTCTTCCGGTGGTTCAGCGGCGGCGGTAGCGGCCAATCTGGCCCTTGGCGCGCTTGGATCTGACACGGGTGGCTCGGTACGACAGCCAGCAAGCTTCTGCGGGGTAGTGGGTTTGAAACCCACCTACGGCTCAGTTTCTCGATCAGGACTCATGGCCATGGCCTCATCGCTTGATGTCATCGGTCCGGTTGCCAAAACCGCCGAGGATGCGGAAATAATTTTTAATGTTATCAAAGGAAAAGATCCGCTCGACAGCACTTCTTCTAATTTCTCAACTTCTCAACTTCCTAACTTCTCAACTTCTAAACTAACTATCGGGATTCCGGAAGAGATTTTAAAAATTGAGGGTTTGTCTCAGTCTGTGAGAGAAGTTCTTGATTCTGCCAAAGCTAAATTCGAGTCACTGGGTTTCAAAATCAAACCGGTTTCTTTGCCAAAAATAAAATATTCGCTTTCGGCCTATTACATTATTGTGCCGGCCGAAGTTTCTTCCAACATGGCGCGTTTTGACGGCGTGAAATACGGAGCCAAAGTCCCGGGCGCTGATCTTCTGGAGGACTATCTTAAAACTCGGGGAGAGCTTTTGGGTCCGGAAGTTCGAAGGCGAATTATTATCGGCACCTATGTGCTTTCTTCCGGCTATTATGACGCTTATTATCACAAAGCCAATGTGGTTCGTGGTTTTATCGCGGATGATTTTGCCAACGCCTTTAAGGATGTCGATTTGATTTTGATGCCAACGGCCCCATCACCAGCCTTCAAAATCGGGGAGAAGGCTGCCAATCCTCTAGAGCTTTATCTGGAGGATGTCTTCACGGTTCCAGCCAATCTGGTTGGTCTACCGGCGATTTCCATTCCGGCCGGTTTCGCGGAGGCAGATGGCAAAAAGTTGCCGGTGGGGATTCAGCTCATTGCTCCAAAGGGCGGTGAGGGAGTAATATTTAAAGCAAGTAGGGAGTTCTTGAGTGAAAAATAA